The following proteins are co-located in the Cetobacterium sp. NK01 genome:
- a CDS encoding Na+/H+ antiporter NhaC family protein — protein sequence MHILIIILTLIYSFNIKSTLLTILSTLFILMTFIAIKKFKNLGKVLEIITIGAKKSYLLVIIFALLGALSASWFISGTIPALIYYGIKIINPKYFYICSFIITSVFSFLIGSSFGTVGTIGIVMISLAKGMDINTSIVAGTIISGAYFGDRGSPMSSSANFVSILTETNLYNNVKRMFKSSIIPYILSFLLYFYNGKNIEIKVIESNILNLLNQEFNLNLIVLIPLVYLIVMCILKKNIRYTMVMSIILSLIIAAILQSYNKEEYLNFLISGFRLPLENELYDIIRGGGVLSMATAMIMALLSCSLVNIIESLGFLKWLSEKIGILKKEWKIYLYTILVAIFTAGISSSQSTSILLTSQIMKKTYERSNYSKEKLAIDIENSSVILSPLIPWNIGITVPALMLNTQVGEILPYSYYLFLLPLIVMTLKIKKLRYFSV from the coding sequence GTGCATATTTTAATTATTATATTAACTCTAATTTATTCTTTTAATATAAAATCAACATTACTAACAATATTGTCAACCTTATTTATATTAATGACTTTTATAGCTATAAAAAAGTTTAAAAATTTAGGAAAAGTTTTAGAAATAATTACAATAGGAGCTAAAAAATCGTATTTATTGGTTATTATATTCGCCTTATTAGGAGCTCTTTCAGCTAGTTGGTTTATATCAGGAACAATACCAGCACTAATTTATTACGGAATAAAGATAATAAACCCAAAATACTTCTATATATGTTCTTTTATAATAACATCGGTATTTTCGTTTTTGATAGGAAGTTCATTTGGAACAGTTGGAACAATTGGAATAGTAATGATATCTTTGGCAAAAGGAATGGATATAAATACTTCAATAGTCGCAGGAACTATAATATCTGGAGCTTATTTTGGAGATAGAGGTTCTCCAATGTCTTCAAGTGCAAATTTTGTTTCTATTTTAACAGAAACAAATTTGTATAATAATGTAAAAAGAATGTTTAAAAGTTCTATAATACCATATATATTAAGTTTTTTATTATATTTTTATAATGGTAAAAATATAGAAATAAAGGTAATAGAAAGTAATATTTTAAATCTTTTAAATCAAGAATTTAATTTAAATCTAATAGTTTTAATACCATTGGTTTATCTTATTGTAATGTGTATATTAAAGAAAAATATAAGATATACAATGGTAATGAGCATAATTTTAAGTTTAATTATTGCTGCAATACTACAAAGTTATAATAAAGAAGAGTATTTAAATTTCTTAATTTCTGGATTTAGATTACCTTTGGAAAATGAATTATATGATATTATTAGAGGAGGAGGAGTATTGTCTATGGCAACAGCAATGATTATGGCATTACTATCTTGTAGTCTGGTTAATATAATTGAGAGCCTAGGCTTTTTAAAATGGTTATCTGAAAAAATAGGAATTTTAAAAAAAGAGTGGAAAATATATTTATATACAATACTAGTGGCAATTTTTACAGCAGGAATAAGTTCAAGTCAATCAACTTCAATACTGCTAACATCACAAATAATGAAGAAAACTTATGAAAGAAGTAATTATTCAAAAGAGAAATTAGCTATAGATATAGAAAATAGTAGCGTAATATTAAGTCCATTGATTCCATGGAATATTGGAATAACAGTTCCAGCTTTAATGTTAAATACTCAAGTTGGAGAAATTTTACCATATTCGTATTATTTATTTCTACTTCCTCTAATAGTAATGACTTTAAAAATAAAAAAACTGAGATATTTCTCAGTTTAA
- a CDS encoding alanine/glycine:cation symporter family protein: MEFLNLIVNFLNDILWGYVLIVMLLFVGTYFTLKTKFVQIRYFIQMIKILGDSVGHKGGVSSFKAFCISTASRVGTGNLAGVAIAIASGGPGAIFWMWLIAIIGGASSFVESTLAQIYKVKDGEAFRGGPAYYMEKALNKRWMGVAFSILISITFGLIFNSVQSNTISLAFHEAFKLDRSIIGIILAVATGAIIFGGVQRIANFSAAVVPVMATLYIMVSLYVIISNISMVPEIFSDIIENAFGIRQAVGGGIGAAIMTGVKRGLFSNEAGMGSAPNAAAAAETSHPVKQGFVQTLGVFTDTILICSCTAFMVLISGAHKTEGLTGIQLTQNALSSQVGGWGNVFIAICILLFAFSSIIGNYYYGETNIEFLTPNKAWLNLYRAGVVGMVMFGSIGELALVWNMADLFMGLMAVLNLIAIFLLGKVAFEALKDYSTQKENGIDPSFNKNDIDMPYGERVECWD, encoded by the coding sequence ATGATAAAAATCCTAGGTGATAGTGTTGGTCATAAAGGTGGAGTTTCATCATTTAAAGCGTTTTGTATAAGTACTGCTTCTAGAGTTGGAACTGGAAATTTAGCTGGAGTTGCAATAGCTATAGCTTCAGGAGGACCAGGTGCTATATTTTGGATGTGGCTAATAGCTATTATTGGTGGAGCATCTAGTTTTGTTGAAAGTACTTTGGCTCAAATATATAAAGTTAAAGATGGAGAAGCTTTTAGAGGAGGACCAGCTTATTATATGGAAAAGGCTTTAAATAAAAGATGGATGGGAGTTGCCTTTTCAATATTGATTTCAATTACTTTTGGTTTGATATTTAATTCAGTTCAATCAAATACAATATCACTAGCATTTCATGAAGCTTTTAAATTAGATAGATCAATAATAGGAATTATATTAGCAGTGGCAACAGGAGCAATTATATTTGGTGGAGTTCAAAGAATTGCTAATTTTAGTGCAGCTGTAGTTCCAGTTATGGCTACTTTATATATAATGGTTTCACTGTACGTTATAATAAGTAATATAAGTATGGTACCTGAAATATTTAGTGATATAATTGAAAATGCTTTTGGAATTAGACAAGCTGTGGGTGGTGGAATTGGAGCAGCTATAATGACTGGAGTAAAAAGAGGATTATTTTCTAATGAAGCTGGTATGGGATCAGCACCAAATGCAGCAGCAGCAGCAGAAACATCTCATCCAGTGAAACAAGGTTTTGTACAAACATTAGGAGTATTTACTGATACAATTTTAATTTGCTCGTGTACAGCTTTTATGGTGTTAATATCAGGTGCGCATAAAACAGAAGGATTAACTGGAATTCAGTTAACTCAAAATGCATTAAGTTCACAAGTTGGTGGATGGGGAAATGTCTTTATTGCTATATGTATATTATTATTTGCTTTTAGTTCAATAATTGGAAACTACTATTATGGAGAAACAAACATAGAGTTTTTGACTCCAAATAAAGCTTGGTTAAATCTTTATAGAGCTGGGGTAGTAGGAATGGTAATGTTTGGTTCAATAGGAGAATTAGCTTTAGTGTGGAATATGGCTGATTTATTTATGGGATTAATGGCAGTATTAAACCTAATAGCAATATTCTTACTTGGTAAAGTTGCATTTGAAGCATTAAAAGATTATAGTACTCAAAAAGAGAATGGTATAGATCCAAGTTTTAATAAAAATGATATAGATATGCCTTATGGAGAAAGAGTAGAGTGTTGGGATTAA
- a CDS encoding YdcF family protein yields the protein MIYKIIFNLMVLTLIIFYKKIFPSSFFINIISILYFGGVLYYFFRSKINKKITILIEVISFFIVSFFILSLGSILFDIFQNKSTPEIKSDYIIILGAGLKGDKPKKVLKYRLDKAIEYYKKYPNTIFIVSGGQGKDEIISESEAMKNYLTSFGIPKKHIIQENRSKTTLENLKFSQKLIPFTNKKVGVISNDFHMYRVKFFANSLNLNITPIYAHTPFKSKISLFMREALAIMYYQLKSLIIQKELNTKLSSFQISTFYKN from the coding sequence ATGATTTATAAAATTATTTTCAATTTAATGGTTTTAACTTTAATTATTTTTTATAAAAAAATTTTTCCATCCTCATTTTTTATTAATATTATTTCAATCTTATATTTTGGAGGAGTTTTATATTATTTTTTTAGGTCTAAAATTAATAAAAAAATTACAATTTTGATTGAAGTAATCTCTTTTTTTATTGTAAGTTTTTTTATACTTTCATTAGGAAGTATATTGTTTGATATATTTCAAAATAAATCTACACCAGAGATTAAAAGTGATTATATTATAATTTTAGGAGCTGGTTTAAAGGGAGATAAACCAAAAAAGGTTTTAAAATACAGGCTAGATAAAGCTATAGAATATTATAAAAAATACCCAAATACTATTTTTATAGTATCTGGTGGACAAGGAAAAGACGAAATTATATCTGAAAGTGAAGCTATGAAAAATTATTTAACTTCTTTTGGAATTCCTAAAAAACATATTATACAAGAAAATAGATCTAAAACTACATTAGAAAATTTAAAATTTTCTCAAAAATTAATTCCTTTTACCAATAAAAAAGTTGGAGTTATAAGCAATGATTTCCACATGTATCGTGTTAAATTTTTTGCTAATTCGTTAAATTTAAATATAACTCCTATTTATGCTCACACACCATTTAAAAGTAAAATTAGCCTTTTTATGAGAGAAGCCTTAGCTATTATGTATTATCAACTTAAAAGTTTAATAATTCAAAAGGAGCTTAACACTAAGTTAAGCTCCTTTCAAATTAGCACTTTTTATAAGAATTAA